In one window of Cellulophaga sp. HaHa_2_95 DNA:
- a CDS encoding M48 family metallopeptidase translates to MKKIILILTIFIGVSACKTNPFTGKKMLNAFPNSQIFPTAFAQYDQFLTENKTVENTADARMITTVGQRIASAAERWLTANGYPGYLNDYKWEYNLVQDETVNAWCMPGGKIVFYTGILPICQGETGVAVVMGHEVAHALADHGAQRMTASYGQQIGAVVGNVALKDEKALGLFNQYYGVGSNVLGMLPFSRSHETEADKIGLQIMAIAGYNPDEAAELWKRMKANSGASSTPEFMSTHPSNDTRINNLTVWAPEAKAEAAKFGVTSFK, encoded by the coding sequence ATGAAAAAGATTATTTTAATTCTTACCATATTTATAGGCGTATCTGCTTGTAAAACAAATCCATTTACAGGAAAGAAGATGCTTAATGCATTTCCTAACAGTCAAATTTTTCCAACAGCCTTTGCGCAGTACGATCAATTTTTAACGGAAAATAAAACAGTAGAAAACACAGCTGATGCAAGAATGATTACAACGGTAGGTCAAAGAATTGCATCTGCAGCAGAACGTTGGTTGACTGCAAACGGGTATCCAGGATATTTAAATGATTATAAATGGGAGTATAACTTAGTGCAAGATGAGACCGTAAATGCTTGGTGTATGCCCGGAGGAAAAATCGTTTTTTATACTGGAATATTGCCTATTTGTCAAGGAGAAACAGGAGTAGCAGTTGTTATGGGGCACGAAGTTGCTCACGCATTGGCAGACCATGGAGCGCAACGTATGACGGCTAGTTATGGTCAACAGATAGGAGCTGTAGTGGGTAATGTGGCACTAAAGGATGAAAAAGCTTTAGGCTTATTTAATCAATACTATGGGGTAGGATCAAATGTATTAGGAATGTTACCTTTTAGCAGAAGCCACGAAACAGAAGCAGATAAAATAGGTTTACAGATTATGGCAATTGCAGGCTACAACCCAGATGAAGCTGCGGAGCTTTGGAAAAGAATGAAAGCAAATAGTGGAGCTTCTTCTACTCCGGAATTTATGAGTACACACCCTTCTAATGATACGCGAATTAATAATCTAACAGTTTGGGCGCCAGAAGCAAAAGCTGAAGCGGCTAAATTTGGTGTTACTAGTTTTAAATAA
- a CDS encoding glycoside hydrolase family 31 protein yields the protein MITNTELEYKGNLYPNEIVDFKQDTDKLYFTTVNGVILQITVLRNSMVRFRYATDHNFEPDFSYALNKNALRGYNELNVHETPTEYIIATVRMRILVDKKTLRTQISDPEGNIICEDELGFHWEENYEYGGNIIKMSKITRTGESFYGMGDKATHSNLKGKRVENWVTDQYAYGKDQDPLYKAIPFYVGLTDNKAYGIFFDNTFKTHFDFAQEKKHVTSFWADGGEMNYYFIYGPEMEKVVRLYTDLTGTPELPPLWALGFQQSKWSYFPESRVKEIAKNFRDLKIPCDGLYLDIDYMDGFRCFTWDKTLFPDPKRMIAELAEDGFKTVVMIDPGIKIDRDYWIYQEAMEYDYFCKRGDGPYMHGKVWPGECNFPDFTNPKVRKWWAELYKEFMADMGVHAVWNDMNEPAVMEVPSKTAPLDTRHDYDGHPSTHRKAHNVYGMQMVRATYNGVKKHVYPKRPFVITRAAYAGTQRYACTWTGDNVATWEHLWLANVQMQRMCISGYSFVGSDIGGFAEQPDGELFARWVQLGIFHPFCRVHSSGDHGDQEPWSFGEEITDIVRKYIELRYQLLPYLYTMFYKYSKEGLPMLRALVLYDQEDPQTHFRTDEFIFGQQILVCPIQEPNSKGRRMYVPRGNWYNYWTGEVIVGGMEKWVVADIDKIPMFIKEGAMIPKYPVQQYVGELKVLELLIDVYFKLGVENSTVYEDAQDGFDYKKGRYSLRNFKLNGKENELIIQQFKDGTYTTSYETIKMQLHGLPFTIESVLIDSEKVSLDDVKLLENNCIEVNKEFTTLQLLGS from the coding sequence ATGATTACGAATACAGAGCTTGAATATAAAGGTAATTTGTATCCAAATGAAATTGTAGATTTCAAACAGGATACGGATAAACTATATTTCACCACGGTAAATGGAGTGATACTTCAAATTACAGTATTAAGAAATAGTATGGTCCGTTTCAGATATGCAACCGATCATAATTTTGAACCAGATTTTTCTTATGCTTTAAATAAAAATGCACTAAGAGGGTATAATGAACTTAATGTTCATGAAACTCCTACAGAGTATATTATTGCTACTGTAAGAATGAGAATTCTTGTAGATAAAAAAACACTACGTACTCAAATTTCTGATCCTGAGGGCAACATTATTTGTGAAGATGAACTAGGGTTTCATTGGGAAGAGAATTATGAATACGGTGGCAATATTATTAAAATGAGTAAAATTACCCGTACTGGTGAAAGCTTCTATGGTATGGGAGATAAAGCCACGCATTCTAACTTAAAGGGCAAACGTGTAGAAAATTGGGTCACAGATCAATATGCGTACGGCAAGGATCAAGATCCTTTATATAAAGCTATTCCTTTTTATGTAGGGCTAACAGATAATAAAGCCTACGGTATTTTCTTTGATAATACATTTAAAACGCATTTTGATTTTGCACAAGAGAAGAAACATGTAACAAGCTTTTGGGCAGATGGTGGTGAGATGAATTATTATTTCATCTATGGGCCTGAAATGGAGAAAGTAGTACGCTTGTATACAGATTTAACAGGAACTCCAGAATTACCGCCCCTATGGGCTTTAGGTTTCCAGCAGTCTAAATGGAGTTATTTCCCAGAAAGTAGGGTTAAAGAAATAGCAAAAAACTTCAGAGACCTGAAAATTCCTTGTGATGGTCTATACCTTGATATTGATTACATGGATGGGTTTAGATGTTTTACATGGGATAAAACATTGTTTCCTGATCCAAAAAGAATGATTGCCGAACTGGCGGAAGATGGATTTAAAACCGTAGTCATGATTGATCCTGGAATTAAGATTGATAGAGATTATTGGATTTACCAAGAAGCCATGGAGTATGACTATTTCTGTAAAAGGGGCGATGGTCCTTATATGCATGGTAAGGTGTGGCCAGGGGAATGTAATTTTCCAGATTTTACCAATCCTAAGGTAAGAAAATGGTGGGCCGAACTCTATAAAGAGTTTATGGCAGATATGGGAGTGCATGCGGTTTGGAATGATATGAATGAGCCTGCAGTGATGGAAGTACCTTCCAAAACAGCCCCATTAGATACACGTCATGATTATGATGGGCACCCAAGTACGCATAGAAAAGCACATAATGTCTATGGTATGCAAATGGTGAGGGCTACCTATAACGGAGTCAAAAAGCATGTATACCCAAAGCGTCCTTTTGTGATTACAAGAGCGGCCTATGCCGGTACACAACGTTATGCCTGTACTTGGACTGGAGATAATGTGGCTACCTGGGAACATTTGTGGTTGGCTAACGTGCAAATGCAACGCATGTGCATCAGCGGCTATTCTTTTGTAGGTTCTGATATAGGCGGATTTGCAGAGCAGCCAGACGGTGAATTGTTTGCGAGATGGGTACAGTTAGGAATTTTTCACCCTTTCTGTAGAGTGCACTCTAGTGGCGACCATGGAGATCAAGAGCCTTGGTCTTTCGGGGAAGAAATTACAGATATTGTTCGAAAATATATTGAATTAAGGTATCAGTTATTGCCGTATTTATACACCATGTTTTATAAATATTCTAAAGAAGGATTACCTATGCTTCGGGCCTTGGTATTATACGATCAAGAAGATCCTCAAACGCACTTTAGAACCGATGAATTTATCTTCGGGCAGCAAATTTTAGTGTGCCCTATTCAAGAACCTAATTCCAAAGGTAGAAGAATGTATGTGCCTAGAGGAAACTGGTATAATTACTGGACCGGAGAAGTAATTGTTGGTGGTATGGAGAAATGGGTTGTAGCGGATATAGACAAGATACCCATGTTTATAAAAGAAGGTGCTATGATTCCTAAATATCCAGTACAACAATATGTAGGAGAACTTAAAGTTTTAGAATTACTGATAGATGTGTACTTTAAGTTGGGGGTAGAAAACTCTACGGTTTATGAAGATGCGCAAGACGGTTTTGACTATAAAAAAGGAAGATACAGTCTCCGCAACTTTAAATTAAATGGTAAAGAGAATGAACTTATTATCCAACAATTTAAAGACGGTACATATACTACATCTTATGAAACTATAAAAATGCAATTACATGGATTGCCCTTTACTATAGAATCTGTATTAATTGATAGTGAAAAGGTAAGTCTGGATGATGTAAAACTTCTAGAAAACAATTGTATTGAAGTGAATAAAGAATTTACAACATTACAATTATTAGGGAGCTAA
- the glgB gene encoding 1,4-alpha-glucan branching protein GlgB: MPEVAVHSLFTEFDINLFKAGKHFNLYEKLGSHLINVEGVDGTYFAVWAPTANSVSVIGDFNSWQVGSHELNVRWDDSGIWEGFIPGIQKGALYKYNIRSNNFGISTEKADPFARFCEKPPKTGSVVWGGDYSWQDKAWMGYRKDKNGLDKPYSVYEVHLGSWRRKADNQFLSYLDLAEELVQYVKEMNFTHVEFMPIMEYPYDPSWGYQLTGYFAPTSRFGNPEEFKVLIDKLHQNDIGVILDWVPSHFPEDAHGLGFFDGSHLYEHPDRRKGYHPDWKSLIFNYGRNEVRAYLISNAMFWMDQFHVDALRVDAVASMIYLDYSREEGEWEPNIYGNNENLDAISFLKEMNQQLYASFEGIQTIAEESTAFSGVSRPVDLGGLGFGMKWMMGWMHDTLEYFKKESIYRKHHQNDITFSLTYAFSENFMLPFSHDEVVYGKKSLLDRMPGDEWQRFANLRLLFGYMFTHPGANLIFMGGEFGQSSEWNFEKSLDWHLTQYDFHSGIQSTVKDLNTLYKNYPALYEKQFSADGFEWIDYGDGENSVLAYIRKGHDAENDVIVICNFTPVQRENYRIGIPKATKMKEIFNSDAKKYGGSGVLNSKIKTDKIPSHAYKNSIEITLPPLGIVILQ, encoded by the coding sequence ATGCCAGAAGTAGCAGTACATAGTCTATTCACAGAATTTGATATAAACCTGTTTAAAGCAGGTAAGCACTTTAACTTATACGAGAAGCTAGGATCACACCTCATTAACGTTGAGGGTGTAGACGGTACGTATTTTGCAGTATGGGCACCAACAGCCAATTCGGTGAGTGTTATAGGCGATTTTAATTCTTGGCAAGTAGGCAGTCATGAGCTTAATGTACGTTGGGATGATAGTGGTATTTGGGAAGGTTTTATACCAGGAATTCAAAAAGGAGCACTTTATAAATATAATATTAGGTCTAATAATTTTGGGATTAGTACGGAGAAGGCGGACCCTTTTGCACGTTTTTGCGAGAAACCACCAAAAACAGGTTCTGTAGTTTGGGGCGGTGATTACTCTTGGCAAGACAAGGCATGGATGGGTTACCGTAAGGATAAAAATGGTTTAGATAAACCTTATTCTGTTTATGAAGTTCATTTAGGCTCTTGGAGACGCAAAGCAGACAATCAATTTTTAAGTTATTTAGATTTAGCGGAAGAATTGGTGCAGTATGTAAAAGAAATGAATTTTACCCATGTAGAATTTATGCCGATTATGGAATACCCGTATGACCCTTCTTGGGGATACCAATTAACCGGATATTTTGCACCTACCTCTAGATTCGGAAATCCAGAAGAATTTAAAGTTTTAATAGATAAATTACACCAAAATGATATCGGAGTAATTTTAGATTGGGTCCCCTCACATTTTCCTGAAGATGCACATGGGCTAGGTTTTTTCGATGGCTCTCATTTGTATGAGCATCCAGATAGACGCAAAGGCTACCATCCGGATTGGAAAAGTCTAATTTTTAATTATGGGAGAAATGAAGTACGGGCCTATTTAATAAGCAATGCTATGTTCTGGATGGATCAGTTTCATGTAGATGCCTTACGGGTAGATGCCGTTGCTTCTATGATCTATCTGGATTACTCTAGAGAAGAAGGGGAGTGGGAGCCAAATATTTATGGGAATAATGAAAACCTAGATGCGATCTCTTTCTTAAAAGAAATGAACCAACAATTATATGCAAGTTTTGAAGGCATACAAACCATTGCGGAAGAATCTACCGCTTTCTCGGGTGTCTCTCGACCAGTAGATTTAGGGGGCTTAGGTTTTGGAATGAAGTGGATGATGGGCTGGATGCATGATACCTTAGAATATTTCAAGAAAGAATCAATCTACAGAAAACACCATCAGAATGATATCACGTTTAGTTTAACCTATGCATTCTCTGAGAATTTTATGCTTCCTTTTTCTCATGATGAGGTTGTATATGGTAAAAAGTCGCTTTTAGATAGAATGCCGGGAGATGAGTGGCAGCGCTTTGCTAATTTACGTTTGTTATTTGGCTACATGTTTACGCATCCAGGGGCAAATCTAATTTTTATGGGAGGAGAATTTGGTCAATCATCAGAATGGAATTTTGAAAAAAGTCTAGATTGGCATTTAACACAATATGACTTTCATTCGGGCATACAATCTACCGTAAAAGATTTAAATACACTTTATAAAAACTATCCTGCATTGTATGAAAAACAATTTAGTGCAGATGGTTTTGAATGGATAGATTATGGGGATGGAGAAAATTCAGTCCTTGCTTACATCCGTAAAGGGCATGATGCTGAAAACGACGTGATTGTTATCTGTAATTTTACGCCAGTTCAAAGAGAAAATTACAGAATAGGAATTCCGAAGGCAACTAAAATGAAAGAAATATTTAATAGTGATGCTAAAAAATATGGAGGCTCTGGAGTTTTAAACTCGAAAATTAAAACAGATAAAATACCATCACATGCGTATAAGAATTCCATAGAAATTACTTTACCACCACTAGGAATTGTTATTTTACAATAG
- the msrB gene encoding peptide-methionine (R)-S-oxide reductase MsrB: MIKNILLGVLFIVTGCNGVSQEKKVAMDDNTQQEENFEVSLSKDEWRKKLTATEYYILREEGTERAFSSELLKIKEAGIYSCAACGTPVFKSENKFDSGTGWPSFDQEIKGNVAFDVDYKIGYERTEEHCAVCGGHLGHVFNDGPRNTTGKRHCINGAALHFTPAK; this comes from the coding sequence ATGATTAAGAATATCCTATTAGGTGTATTATTTATCGTCACCGGATGCAATGGTGTTTCTCAAGAGAAAAAAGTTGCGATGGACGATAATACCCAACAAGAAGAAAATTTTGAAGTAAGCCTTTCAAAAGATGAATGGCGTAAAAAATTAACGGCTACAGAATATTACATTCTTAGAGAGGAAGGAACGGAGCGCGCTTTTTCTAGTGAGCTTCTAAAGATAAAAGAAGCTGGTATTTACTCTTGTGCTGCTTGTGGCACCCCTGTTTTCAAAAGCGAAAATAAATTTGACTCAGGTACAGGATGGCCAAGTTTTGATCAAGAAATTAAAGGCAACGTTGCTTTTGATGTAGATTACAAGATTGGTTATGAGCGTACGGAAGAGCACTGTGCTGTTTGTGGCGGACATTTAGGACATGTTTTTAATGATGGTCCTAGAAATACTACAGGTAAAAGACATTGTATCAATGGTGCTGCACTACACTTTACTCCTGCTAAATAA
- the lpdA gene encoding dihydrolipoyl dehydrogenase: MSNFDIIVLGSGPGGYVTAIRASQLGFKVAIIEKESLGGVCLNWGCIPTKALIKSAQVFNYLQHAEDYGLKVNGVDKDFNAVVKRSRGVAEGMSKGVQFLMKKNKIEVINGYGTLKAGKKVSVKDAEGKVAEYSATNIIIATGARSRELPNLPQDGKKIIGYRQAMTLESQPKKMIVVGSGAIGIEFAYFYNAMGTDVTVVEYLPNVVPVEDEDISKQLERSFKKAGVKIMTSSEVTKVDTSGEGVKVTVKTAKGEEHLEADIVLSAVGIKTNIENIGLEDVGIITDRDKILVNDFYQTNIPGYYAIGDVTPGPALAHVASAEGILCVEKLANLHVEPLDYGNIPGCTYSTPEIASVGLTEKQAKEKGLDIKVGKFPFSASGKAKASGTPDGFVKVIFDAKYGEWLGCHMIGAGVTDMIAEAVVARKLETTGHEILKAIHPHPTMSEAVMEAVAAAYDEVIHL, encoded by the coding sequence ATGAGCAATTTTGATATTATTGTTTTAGGAAGTGGCCCAGGAGGCTATGTAACTGCGATTAGAGCGTCTCAATTAGGATTTAAAGTAGCGATCATTGAGAAGGAATCTCTTGGTGGGGTTTGTTTAAATTGGGGGTGTATACCAACTAAAGCATTGATCAAGTCTGCTCAAGTTTTTAATTATTTACAACATGCGGAAGACTATGGTTTAAAAGTTAATGGCGTAGATAAAGATTTTAATGCTGTTGTAAAAAGAAGCCGTGGTGTTGCCGAAGGTATGAGCAAAGGTGTTCAATTTCTTATGAAAAAGAACAAAATTGAAGTTATCAACGGATACGGTACACTAAAAGCTGGAAAAAAAGTTTCTGTTAAAGATGCAGAAGGAAAAGTAGCTGAATACAGTGCTACCAATATTATTATCGCTACAGGTGCTCGTAGTAGAGAATTACCAAATTTACCTCAGGATGGTAAAAAAATAATTGGTTACAGACAAGCAATGACTTTAGAAAGTCAGCCTAAGAAAATGATTGTCGTAGGTAGTGGAGCTATTGGAATTGAATTTGCATATTTCTATAATGCAATGGGTACAGATGTTACCGTTGTAGAATACTTACCAAATGTAGTTCCTGTAGAAGATGAGGACATTTCTAAACAATTGGAGCGTAGCTTCAAGAAAGCAGGTGTTAAAATCATGACCTCTTCCGAAGTTACTAAAGTAGATACTTCTGGCGAAGGTGTAAAGGTTACTGTAAAAACAGCAAAAGGTGAAGAGCATTTAGAAGCAGACATTGTATTATCTGCTGTAGGTATTAAAACAAATATTGAAAACATAGGTTTAGAAGACGTTGGTATTATTACCGATCGTGATAAAATTTTAGTGAATGATTTCTACCAAACAAACATCCCTGGCTATTACGCTATTGGTGATGTTACTCCAGGACCAGCTTTAGCACACGTTGCTTCTGCTGAAGGAATTCTTTGTGTAGAAAAATTAGCGAACCTACATGTTGAACCGTTAGATTACGGTAACATCCCTGGCTGCACCTACAGTACGCCAGAAATTGCATCTGTTGGTTTAACAGAAAAACAAGCAAAAGAAAAAGGATTAGATATTAAAGTTGGTAAATTTCCTTTCTCTGCTAGTGGTAAAGCTAAAGCTTCTGGAACTCCAGATGGTTTTGTAAAAGTTATTTTTGATGCTAAATATGGTGAGTGGTTAGGTTGTCATATGATTGGCGCTGGTGTTACAGATATGATTGCAGAAGCGGTTGTAGCTCGTAAATTAGAAACTACTGGTCATGAAATATTAAAAGCAATTCACCCACACCCAACAATGAGTGAGGCTGTAATGGAAGCTGTTGCTGCTGCTTACGACGAAGTAATTCACCTATAA
- a CDS encoding DUF3817 domain-containing protein, which yields MLKIFSLTAILEGISYLLLFGVGMPLKYLADIPEPNIYIGYAHGFLFIAYCALAVLFSYERKWGLKRLFILLVAALLPFATFYIDRKYLKPLEA from the coding sequence ATGCTTAAAATTTTTAGTCTTACCGCAATTTTGGAAGGAATTTCTTATTTACTTTTATTTGGGGTAGGCATGCCCTTGAAATACTTAGCCGACATTCCGGAACCTAATATTTATATAGGTTATGCACATGGGTTTTTATTTATTGCCTACTGCGCATTAGCCGTTTTATTTTCTTACGAAAGAAAATGGGGACTAAAGAGGTTATTTATTTTACTAGTTGCCGCACTACTCCCATTTGCTACATTTTATATTGACAGAAAATATTTGAAACCACTCGAAGCTTGA
- the aroQ gene encoding type II 3-dehydroquinate dehydratase, whose protein sequence is MKILILNGPNLNLLGKREPEIYGSDTFEDYFAKLQFKFKDLELEYFQSNIEGELIGKIQEVGFSYDGIVLNAAAYTHTSIGIGDAIKAVTTPVIEVHISNTHKREEFRHVSYISPVAKGVILGFGLKSYDLAIQSFL, encoded by the coding sequence ATGAAAATACTAATACTTAACGGTCCAAATTTAAACCTCTTAGGCAAGCGTGAACCAGAAATATATGGTTCGGATACTTTTGAGGATTACTTTGCTAAGCTTCAGTTTAAGTTCAAAGACCTAGAATTAGAATATTTTCAATCCAATATTGAGGGCGAACTTATCGGAAAAATCCAAGAAGTAGGATTTTCATATGATGGTATTGTTTTAAATGCTGCTGCATATACACATACTTCTATAGGGATTGGCGATGCCATAAAGGCAGTAACAACACCGGTTATAGAAGTACATATCTCTAATACGCATAAGCGCGAGGAATTTCGGCATGTTTCTTATATATCGCCGGTAGCCAAAGGTGTTATTTTAGGTTTTGGTTTGAAGAGTTATGATTTAGCCATACAGAGCTTTTTATAA
- a CDS encoding TM2 domain-containing protein produces MRLKLFLPVFFFLIAFSTAEASFPVKRAVTTEQSTTITNDSESELFTPAAAAAGYDKWVAVAFWFFLGIFAAHRWYAKKPAGWNILFILTLGGLGIWAIVDLINILTDNF; encoded by the coding sequence ATGAGATTAAAATTATTTTTACCAGTTTTCTTTTTCTTAATCGCATTTTCTACAGCTGAAGCATCTTTTCCTGTAAAAAGAGCTGTAACTACAGAACAAAGCACGACGATTACTAATGATTCTGAATCAGAATTATTTACTCCTGCAGCCGCTGCAGCAGGTTATGACAAATGGGTAGCAGTAGCATTTTGGTTCTTCCTAGGAATTTTCGCTGCACACCGTTGGTATGCTAAGAAACCAGCTGGATGGAACATCCTATTTATCTTAACACTTGGTGGATTAGGAATTTGGGCTATTGTCGATTTAATTAATATCCTTACTGATAATTTTTAA
- the xerD gene encoding site-specific tyrosine recombinase XerD, with translation MKWNNALRDYQNYLKIERGLSDNSINSYSLDLQKLLLFLEANKIVTSPIKIDKHIVQQFIYEISKDVNPRSQARIISGLKSFFNYLVFEDYRTDNPLELIESPKTGRKLPDTLSEDEINDLIAAINLSTPEGERNRAILETLYGCGLRVSELVNLKISDLFFDEDFIKVTGKGDKQRFVPISDINKKYIAIYKNEIRRHLNIQKGFEDILFLNRRGKQLTRAMIFTIIKQLAVKIDLKKTISPHTFRHSFATHLLENGADLRAIQQMLGHESITTTEVYMHVDRSHLAQVLNEFHPRK, from the coding sequence ATGAAATGGAACAATGCATTGAGAGATTATCAAAACTATTTAAAAATAGAGCGTGGTCTATCTGATAATTCTATTAACAGCTATTCTCTAGACCTACAAAAACTACTTTTATTTTTGGAAGCGAATAAGATAGTCACCTCTCCTATTAAAATAGACAAGCATATTGTTCAACAATTTATTTACGAAATTTCTAAAGATGTAAATCCACGTTCTCAAGCTCGGATTATTTCAGGCTTAAAAAGTTTTTTTAATTATTTAGTTTTTGAAGACTATAGAACAGACAACCCTTTAGAATTGATAGAGTCCCCTAAAACGGGTAGAAAATTACCAGACACCCTTTCTGAAGATGAAATCAATGATTTAATCGCCGCTATAAATCTGTCTACCCCTGAAGGAGAACGAAACAGAGCTATTTTAGAAACTTTGTATGGTTGTGGACTACGGGTATCAGAACTCGTCAACCTTAAAATTTCTGATTTATTTTTTGACGAAGACTTTATTAAAGTTACCGGTAAGGGAGATAAGCAGCGTTTTGTTCCTATTAGCGACATCAACAAAAAATACATCGCTATATATAAAAATGAAATTAGGCGCCACTTAAACATTCAAAAGGGCTTTGAAGACATCCTATTTCTTAACAGACGGGGGAAGCAACTGACTAGGGCCATGATCTTTACTATTATAAAGCAATTAGCTGTAAAAATCGATTTGAAGAAAACTATTAGTCCGCACACCTTTAGACATTCATTTGCTACACATTTATTAGAAAACGGAGCAGATTTGAGAGCAATTCAGCAGATGTTAGGACACGAAAGTATTACTACTACAGAAGTATACATGCATGTAGACAGGTCTCATTTAGCTCAAGTACTTAATGAGTTTCATCCAAGAAAGTAA
- a CDS encoding NAD(P)/FAD-dependent oxidoreductase translates to MNIPKSNFPRIIIIGGGFAGISLAKELSKKEVQVLLLDKNNYHTFQPLLYQVSTGGLEPDSIAYPIRKVLKDYPNFFFRLANVEEVIPEKNELITNIGAINYDYLVMATGSETNFFGNKEIEKNGMVMKSIPESLNLRSLILENFEQALLTDDLHMRDALMNFVIVGGGPTGVELAGALAEIKKGILPKDYPDLDTRRVQINLVQSGDRILKEMSEKASKKAEDFLEELGVQVWKNTRVKSYDGKLATTQTELSFEAATLVWAAGVKGAAIKGLDAEELLIRGNRIKVNEFSQVIGHTNIFAVGDVAGMELPDYPCGHPMMAQPAMQQGKNLGKNLTYLLENKPLKPFVYKDKGSMATIGRNKAVVDLDAYKFQGIFAWFVWMFVHLFFLIGFRNRMVVFINWVYNYVRFDREARLIIRPYKRDYTMFKE, encoded by the coding sequence ATGAACATTCCCAAAAGTAATTTCCCCCGAATCATAATTATAGGAGGTGGTTTTGCAGGTATTTCTTTAGCTAAAGAGCTAAGTAAGAAAGAAGTGCAAGTTTTGCTTTTAGATAAAAATAACTATCATACTTTTCAACCTTTATTATATCAAGTATCTACAGGTGGTTTAGAACCAGACTCCATCGCATATCCTATTCGTAAAGTTTTAAAAGATTATCCAAATTTTTTCTTTCGTTTAGCGAATGTAGAAGAGGTAATTCCAGAGAAGAATGAGTTGATCACCAATATTGGAGCCATTAATTATGACTATTTGGTGATGGCCACAGGATCTGAAACTAATTTTTTCGGTAATAAGGAGATTGAAAAAAATGGAATGGTGATGAAATCTATTCCAGAATCTTTGAATCTTAGAAGCTTAATTTTAGAGAATTTTGAGCAAGCACTACTAACGGATGATCTTCATATGCGTGATGCCTTGATGAATTTTGTGATTGTAGGTGGCGGTCCAACGGGCGTAGAATTAGCAGGAGCATTAGCAGAAATAAAAAAAGGTATTTTACCAAAAGACTATCCGGATTTAGATACGCGAAGGGTGCAGATAAATTTAGTGCAATCTGGTGATCGCATTTTAAAGGAGATGAGTGAAAAGGCTTCCAAAAAAGCAGAAGATTTTTTAGAAGAATTAGGGGTGCAAGTATGGAAAAATACACGGGTAAAAAGTTATGATGGTAAGCTGGCAACAACGCAAACCGAATTATCTTTTGAAGCCGCAACCCTTGTTTGGGCGGCTGGCGTAAAAGGAGCAGCCATAAAAGGTCTCGATGCGGAAGAATTATTAATACGAGGCAACCGGATTAAAGTAAATGAGTTTAGCCAAGTAATTGGTCATACAAATATTTTTGCAGTAGGGGATGTTGCTGGAATGGAACTTCCGGACTATCCCTGTGGGCATCCTATGATGGCACAACCAGCAATGCAGCAAGGTAAAAATTTAGGTAAAAACTTAACATATCTGTTAGAGAATAAACCTTTGAAGCCCTTTGTGTATAAGGACAAAGGAAGTATGGCTACTATTGGCAGAAATAAAGCGGTAGTAGATTTAGATGCGTATAAATTTCAAGGAATTTTTGCTTGGTTTGTTTGGATGTTTGTGCACCTATTTTTTCTAATAGGATTTAGAAACCGTATGGTGGTATTTATAAATTGGGTATATAATTATGTTCGTTTTGATCGCGAAGCTCGTTTAATTATTAGGCCTTATAAGAGAGATTACACCATGTTTAAAGAGTAA